A region from the Nesterenkonia lacusekhoensis genome encodes:
- a CDS encoding YitT family protein: MHTPDSEKRHDDRPLATERTIPHSPPEDVLGVLTGTFLAALGLYLLQEAEAVTGGTAGLALLLTYATPLSFGWLFVLVNLPFFLLALWKKGWRFTLKTLVSVAIVSVFSEVNEFLLPVPDINPIYGVVAGNLLLGVALLIVFRHGSSLGGFNVLALIAQEQFHLRAGYVQMSLDLVVILLALTVMAPSGVVLSAAGAVVLNIVLAFNHRPGRYRA; encoded by the coding sequence GTGCATACGCCTGATTCCGAGAAACGTCATGACGATCGCCCTCTGGCCACGGAGCGGACCATTCCACATTCCCCGCCGGAAGACGTCCTCGGCGTCCTGACCGGAACCTTCCTGGCCGCCCTCGGCCTCTACCTCCTTCAGGAGGCAGAGGCCGTGACAGGTGGGACGGCGGGCTTGGCGCTGCTGCTGACCTATGCCACTCCGCTGAGCTTCGGATGGCTGTTCGTCCTGGTGAATCTGCCCTTCTTCCTGCTCGCGCTGTGGAAGAAGGGGTGGCGTTTCACGCTCAAGACCTTGGTCTCAGTGGCGATCGTCTCGGTGTTCTCAGAGGTGAATGAGTTTCTGCTGCCCGTCCCAGACATCAACCCCATCTACGGCGTCGTGGCGGGGAACCTGCTGCTCGGTGTGGCGCTGCTGATCGTCTTCCGGCACGGCTCCAGCCTGGGTGGTTTCAACGTCTTGGCGCTGATCGCACAGGAGCAGTTCCATCTGCGGGCGGGCTATGTGCAGATGTCTCTGGATCTGGTGGTGATCCTGCTGGCGCTGACTGTGATGGCGCCCAGCGGTGTGGTGCTCTCGGCGGCAGGCGCCGTGGTGCTCAATATCGTGTTGGCCTTCAATCATCGTCCGGGGCGCTACAGGGCCTAG
- a CDS encoding DUF421 domain-containing protein, translated as MDITQYWDGWDPIVHTLVTVVAGYLALLVMLRISGPRTMASMTPLDFIVAVTIGSAFGRTLTAVDVPLAQTVLTLALLIVLQWLLALVRGRAPAVRRLLDSPPVLIYHAGEFQRRAMRRHQLVEDDVHTAARTSGLGSLDEVAAVILQQDGGLAVIVEGQMGDGSSVLPYVEDDGAPDRPGKPR; from the coding sequence ATGGATATCACACAGTATTGGGACGGGTGGGACCCCATCGTCCACACTCTTGTCACCGTCGTCGCCGGTTATCTGGCGCTTCTGGTGATGCTCCGGATCTCTGGTCCGAGGACCATGGCCTCGATGACCCCGCTGGACTTCATCGTGGCGGTGACCATCGGATCCGCGTTCGGCCGCACACTGACCGCCGTGGACGTGCCCTTGGCGCAGACGGTCCTGACGCTGGCGCTGCTCATCGTGCTGCAATGGCTGTTGGCGCTGGTCCGCGGGCGCGCTCCGGCAGTGCGCAGGCTTCTGGACTCGCCTCCGGTCCTCATCTATCACGCCGGCGAGTTTCAGCGGCGGGCAATGCGGCGCCACCAGCTGGTCGAAGATGACGTCCACACTGCGGCGAGGACTTCGGGCCTGGGCTCCCTGGATGAGGTGGCTGCCGTCATCCTGCAGCAGGACGGGGGCCTCGCCGTCATCGTCGAGGGACAGATGGGGGATGGTTCGAGCGTCCTGCCCTATGTCGAGGACGATGGCGCTCCGGATCGGCCGGGAAAGCCTCGATAG
- a CDS encoding (deoxy)nucleoside triphosphate pyrophosphohydrolase yields MTSPVSSDALRPAAGPKTVVAAALMRRVHEHQDDADGVRQMLIARRTAPESVAGLWEFPGGKLEPGESLRAGVVRELQEELGVEVELGAEVTGPGHAGYSAETGWRLTERHTMRLFAGVVAEGEPYPLEDHDRLDWVPLTEELLEYPWIPADRPIVEQLIKDYGR; encoded by the coding sequence ATGACCTCTCCTGTCTCCTCTGATGCGCTCCGCCCTGCAGCCGGCCCCAAGACGGTGGTGGCCGCTGCCCTGATGCGTCGCGTCCACGAGCATCAGGATGATGCTGACGGTGTCCGGCAGATGCTCATCGCTCGCCGCACTGCTCCCGAGTCGGTGGCGGGCCTGTGGGAGTTCCCCGGAGGCAAGCTCGAGCCGGGGGAGAGCCTGCGCGCCGGCGTCGTGCGTGAGCTGCAGGAGGAGCTCGGCGTCGAGGTGGAGCTGGGCGCCGAGGTCACCGGACCGGGGCATGCCGGCTATTCGGCGGAGACCGGCTGGCGGCTGACTGAGCGCCATACGATGAGGCTCTTCGCCGGTGTCGTGGCTGAGGGGGAGCCGTACCCCTTGGAGGACCATGACCGGCTGGACTGGGTTCCGCTGACCGAGGAGCTGCTGGAGTACCCCTGGATCCCGGCGGACCGGCCCATCGTCGAGCAGCTCATCAAGGACTATGGCCGCTGA